In the Astatotilapia calliptera chromosome 5, fAstCal1.2, whole genome shotgun sequence genome, one interval contains:
- the glrx gene encoding glutaredoxin-1, with translation MAQQFVQAKIKGDKVVVFLKPTCPYCTMAQEVLEKYKFKPGHYECVDISNHSEMDSMQDYFLELTGARTVPRVFIGEECIGGGSDVAALQRSGKLEGKLKSIGALQ, from the exons ATGGCGCAGCAGTTTGTCCAGGCGAAAATTAAAGGCGACAAAGTGGTGGTGTTTCTGAAACCCACCTGTCCTTACTGTACCATGGCTCAAGAGGTTTTGGAGAAATACAAGTTCAAGCCGGGACATTATGAGTGCGTTGATATAAGCAACCACAGCGAAATGGACAGTATGCAGGACTACTTCCTGGAACTTACTGGAGCCCGTACG GTCCCACGTGTGTTCATCGGTGAGGAGTGCATCGGTGGTGGCAGTGATGTGGCGGCCCTCCAGAGGAGTGGCAAACTGGAGGGCAAGTTGAAATCCATTGGGGCCCTGCAGTGA